The Longimicrobium sp. DNA window CTGGGCAACGAGATCGAGCGCCTCTCGCACGAGCTGCAGGTGACGCTGCCCAGGGCGATCCGCACCGCCGTGGAGCACGGCGACCTGAGCGAGAACGCCGAGTACAAGGCGGCGCTCGAGCGCCAGCAGTTCGTGCAGGCGCGGCTGAACCACCTCACCCGCCGCATGAGCGAGCTGGCGAAGATCGACCTCTCCGAGATCCCGGCGGACCGCGTGGGGTTCGGCTCGCGCGTGACGGTGGTGGACATGCGCACGCGCGAGGAGGAGACCTACACGCTGGTCTTCGGCGACTACATCGACATCGACAGCGGGCAGATCTCCGTGGCCTCGCCGCTGGGGCAGACGCTGATGGGGAAGCAGAAGGGCGACAAGGTGACGCTCCAGGCCCCCCGCGGCGAGCGCAAGCTGCACATCAAGGACGTCGTCACCCTCCCGCAGATGGTGGAGAACCCGAACGACGGGGCGTGACCGGCGGCCGGCGGCGGGGCCCTCTCCCTGGCGCCTGAGGCGCCTGTCCCTCCCCCAAAACAGCCTGGGGGAGGGACCTTCCTCGCTTCGCTCGTGACGGGTGGACGCAGGACCGGGCGGTCGGCGAGGCACTCAATCACCAGACGGCGGCGGCGTTGACCGATGAAGTTCACCGTGGACGAACTGCTCGCCTGGGCCAGCCAACACGAGCACGACGACTGGGCCACCCTCGTCCGGCGGATACCGTTCCGCTACCACGTCACCGGGCCCGGCATTGAGTACATCCCGAGCAGCGGCACCCCTCGCAATGTGCCCCATAGCGAGCTGGCGTCGTTCTGCGACGAGGTTCAGGAGTCGGGTTCGTTCTCGCCGGGAAAGTACCCGGATCGCTGGCACAAGTCGTATTCGCTGCCCCTCATCCAGCGGTTTCTACAGGCGCGAGGCCAGCGTTCCTGACAAGGCGCTGATTTGCTGAGGCACGACGAGCCGCGGAGGGCGACCCTCCGCGGCTCGTGTCGTCTGCGATGGGAGGACGGCTACCCGCGGAAGACCACCAGGCGGTTCTCCTCCTGCGCCTGCTCGCGCGAGTAGGCGACCTCGTCCACGGCGGCGCCGGCAGAGTCGACCAGCTTGAGGGCGCCGCCGCGGTTGCCGAGCTGCACCGTCCCCGCCAGCCGCACCGTCCGCACCCCGTGCGGCTCGATGGCGCCCGCCAGCCGCTCCGCGTTCTCCCGGGCGTCCACCAGCTTCCACCCCGCCAGGTCCACGCGCGCCGGCGTGGTGTTGATGAGCGTCACCGTCTCGCGCCGCGGGTCTTCGCCCGGCGGGTTCACCAGCGCCGCCACGATGCGCACGCGGCCGTCGCGGGCGCCTCCACCCATCCCTCCCCCCGTGCCGCCGCCCGTGCCGGTGCCCGTCCCCCTCGGATTGCCCGCCGCGTCCGTTTCCCACGACTGCGACTGGAAGGCGAGGAAGACGGCCACCCAGCGGTTCTCGCCCTCGAAGTGGAAGAGCAGCGCGCCGTCCTGGTCGGCGCCGTTGTCGCCGAAGTGGCGCCCGGGCGGGTTCCCCTGGTTCATGTGGATGTCGTGCACGCCGTTGCCCGGCGAGAAGCGGAACACCTGGTCCTTCTCGCCCACCTCGGGCCCCCAGCGCGCCCCGAAGGCGTACACCATCACGTCGTTGGCGCCCTTCGCCCGCGCGGCGAGGCGCCCGATCTTCTCGTTCAGGTCGTTGTCCGGGCCCGGCAGGTCGTGCGGCAGCGCCTTCAGGTCCCGCTCGTGGACGAAGCCGCCGCGCACGTAGTCCAGCGACAGCCCGTTGGCGGGGCGCGGCAGGGGGTGGAAGCCGGTGCCCAGCCGCGACACCTGCGCCGTCACCGCGTGGCGGAAGTCCTCGTCGAGCCGGAAGAGCAGCTCCGGGGCACCGGGGTCGGTGGAGCGCACGTTCACGGCGATGCGGAAGCTGGTGCCGCCGGCGTTGACGCGCAGCTGGAAGTGCGGCGAGTCCCTCCCCGCCTCCACCCTGAAGTCGGTGACGCGGCCGACGAGCACGCCGTAGTTCTTGATGGGCATCGTGTTCCTCCGGGGGATGGGGAACGGGAGGAAGAGAGTTCCGCGGGTGGGCGCCG harbors:
- the greA gene encoding transcription elongation factor GreA, with translation MLEELKNRLGNEIERLSHELQVTLPRAIRTAVEHGDLSENAEYKAALERQQFVQARLNHLTRRMSELAKIDLSEIPADRVGFGSRVTVVDMRTREEETYTLVFGDYIDIDSGQISVASPLGQTLMGKQKGDKVTLQAPRGERKLHIKDVVTLPQMVENPNDGA
- a CDS encoding DUF2278 family protein, whose product is MPIKNYGVLVGRVTDFRVEAGRDSPHFQLRVNAGGTSFRIAVNVRSTDPGAPELLFRLDEDFRHAVTAQVSRLGTGFHPLPRPANGLSLDYVRGGFVHERDLKALPHDLPGPDNDLNEKIGRLAARAKGANDVMVYAFGARWGPEVGEKDQVFRFSPGNGVHDIHMNQGNPPGRHFGDNGADQDGALLFHFEGENRWVAVFLAFQSQSWETDAAGNPRGTGTGTGGGTGGGMGGGARDGRVRIVAALVNPPGEDPRRETVTLINTTPARVDLAGWKLVDARENAERLAGAIEPHGVRTVRLAGTVQLGNRGGALKLVDSAGAAVDEVAYSREQAQEENRLVVFRG